One segment of Peromyscus leucopus breed LL Stock chromosome 5, UCI_PerLeu_2.1, whole genome shotgun sequence DNA contains the following:
- the Gtpbp4 gene encoding nucleolar GTP-binding protein 1, whose product MAHYNFKKITVVPSAKDFIDLTLSKTQRKTPTVIHKHYQIHRIRHFYMRKVKYTQQNYHDRLSQILTDFPKLDDIHPFYADLMNILYDKDHYKLALGQINIAKNLVDNVAKDYVRLMKYGDSLYRCKQLKRAALGRMCTIIKRQRQSLEYLEQVRQHLSRLPTIDPNTRTLLLCGYPNVGKSSFINKVTRADVDVQPYAFTTKSLFVGHMDYKYLRWQVVDTPGILDHPLEDRNTIEMQAITALAHLRAAVLYVMDLSEQCGHGLKEQLELFQNIRPLFINKPLIVVANKCDVKRIAELSEEDQKIFMDLQAEGFPVIETSTLTEEGVIQVKTEACDRLLAHRVETKMKGNKVNEVLNRLHLAVPNKRDDKERPPFIPEGVVARRKRMEIAEPRKKRERDLELEMGDDYILDLQKYWDLMNSSEKYDKIPEIWEGHNVADYIDPAIMKVCITF is encoded by the exons GACTTTATTGACCTGACATTATCCAAGACTCAACGAAAGACTCCAACAGTTATTCATAAACATTATCAAATTCATCGAATTCGACATTTTTATATGAGAAAAGTCAAATATACTCAACAGAATTACCATGACAGACTGTCACAGATTTTGACAGATTTCCCCAAATTGGAT GATATCCATCCATTTTATGCTGACTTGATGAATATCCTCTATGACAAGGATCATTACAAGTTGGCTCTAGGTCAAATAAATATTGCCAAAAATTTGGTGGACAa tGTTGCTAAAGATTATGTGCGGCTTATGAAATATGGTGATTCTCTGTACCGCTGCAAGCAGCTGAAGCGTGCTGCCCTTGGGCGCATGTGTACTATtatcaagagacagaggcagagtttGGAGTATTTGGAACAAG TACGTCAACATTTATCCCGCTTGCCAACCATTGACCCAAATACAAGGACTCTGCTTTTGTGTGGGTATCCAAATGTTGGGAAATCCAGCTTCATCAATAAG GTAACAAGAGCAGACGTGGATGTTCAGCCCTATGCATTTACCACCAAATCTCTGTTTGTTGGGCACATGGACTATAAGTATCTGCGCTGGCAG GTTGTAGATACCCCAGGGATTTTGGATCATCCTTTGGAGGATCGGAACACCATTGAAATGCAGGCTATCACAGCCCTGGCCCACCTTCGAGCTGCAGTTCTGTATGTGATGGATTTGTCTGAGCAGTGTGGACATGGGTTGAAGGAGCAATTAGAACTCTTCCAGAATATCAGACCTCTGTTTATTAACAAG CCTCTTATTGTTGTAGCAAACAAATGTGATGTGAAGAGAATAGCTGAGCTTTCTGAAGAAGATCAG AAAATATTTATGGACTTGCAGGCTGAAGGATTCCCTGTCATTGAGACCAGCACCCTGACTGAGGAAGGTGTCATTCAGGTTAAAACAGAG GCTTGTGATAGGCTTTTGGCTCATCgagtagaaacaaaaatgaaaggaaataaagtgAATGAGGTTCTGAACAGATTGCATTTAGCTGTGCCAAACAAGAGAGATGATAAG GAGAGGCCCCCTTTCATCCCAGAAGGAGTGGTGGCCCGCAGGAAAAGAATGGAGATTGCAGAGCCCAGGAAGAAGAGG GAACGAGATCTTGAGCTGGAAATGGGAGATGATTATATTTTGGATCTTCAGA AATACTGGGACTTAATGAATTCATCTGAAAAATATGATAAGATACCAGAGATCTGGGAAGGCCATAATGTTGCTGATTATATCGATCCAGCTATCATGAAGGTCTGCATCACATTTTAA